Proteins encoded together in one Pontiella desulfatans window:
- a CDS encoding 8-oxo-dGTP diphosphatase, with protein MYKTVNDVDWANWDPVTVATLMFVIKDGQILLIHKKRGFGKGKINGPGGKLEPGETTEECAIRETQEELCITPTGVEFAGELHFQFTDNNSIHGYVYTATGYEGEPTETDEADPLWCSIDELPFEHMWEDDSTWFPHMLEGRPFSARYIFDGDRMLDAVIDLL; from the coding sequence ATGTACAAAACGGTAAACGATGTCGATTGGGCCAACTGGGATCCGGTCACGGTGGCCACCTTGATGTTTGTGATCAAAGACGGCCAGATCCTGCTCATCCATAAGAAACGGGGGTTTGGCAAGGGCAAGATCAACGGCCCCGGCGGCAAACTCGAACCCGGTGAAACCACGGAAGAGTGCGCCATCCGCGAAACGCAGGAGGAACTCTGCATCACCCCGACCGGCGTCGAATTCGCCGGCGAGCTCCATTTCCAGTTCACCGACAACAACTCCATCCATGGCTATGTCTACACCGCAACCGGTTACGAGGGCGAACCCACCGAAACCGACGAAGCCGATCCCCTCTGGTGCTCGATCGACGAGCTGCCGTTCGAGCACATGTGGGAAGACGACTCCACCTGGTTCCCCCACATGCTCGAAGGCCGCCCCTTTTCCGCCCGCTACATCTTCGACGGCGACCGCATGCTCGACGCCGTCATCGACCTGCTCTAG
- a CDS encoding RNA polymerase sigma factor: MVSKVPMRNLDSSETLARYQTRESLLLRLKDKADEYAWREFHAIYGRLIFGYSLHYGIGYAEAEDIVQEVCIKVFRQILQFDYAPERGRFRGWLKTITRNTVVDYLRRRRSRTNTSREFRELSELEAESSAEADEELWRMEWRKALYETAMERVRKRVGEQTFRIFNEHVLGQRPADELADDTSMDVGSIYSVKHRVLKYIKQEVKNILENE; the protein is encoded by the coding sequence ATGGTTTCAAAGGTACCGATGCGAAATCTTGATTCCAGCGAAACGCTTGCCCGCTACCAGACGCGCGAAAGCCTGCTGTTGCGTTTGAAGGACAAGGCCGATGAATATGCGTGGCGCGAGTTCCACGCCATCTATGGGCGCTTGATCTTCGGCTATTCCCTCCACTACGGCATTGGCTATGCCGAGGCGGAGGATATTGTGCAGGAGGTGTGCATCAAGGTGTTCCGCCAGATCCTCCAGTTCGACTACGCGCCGGAGCGCGGCCGGTTCCGGGGATGGTTGAAGACCATCACGCGGAATACGGTTGTGGACTATCTGCGTCGCCGCCGAAGCCGAACGAACACCAGCCGCGAGTTTCGCGAGTTGAGCGAGCTGGAAGCCGAATCCAGTGCGGAAGCCGACGAGGAACTCTGGCGAATGGAATGGCGCAAGGCGCTTTATGAAACCGCGATGGAGCGGGTGCGCAAAAGGGTGGGGGAGCAAACCTTCCGGATTTTCAACGAGCATGTGTTGGGGCAGCGCCCCGCGGATGAATTGGCCGATGACACCTCGATGGATGTGGGTTCCATCTATTCGGTGAAACACCGCGTCCTGAAGTACATCAAGCAAGAGGTGAAGAATATCCTGGAAAACGAGTGA
- a CDS encoding FHA domain-containing protein: MKQHETNNDELSDTQIIKTLQDAADSGDVFASTREWSLEKMRESINSRGDYFDRNGAVVFELEGREVFRISVNSLPVTIGSGEYADFRLDYAGISRVHCRLVAVGNLVRISDDHSKNGVRLNGKSIEAEDLCDGDVLQLGTVQLRVGRV, encoded by the coding sequence ATGAAGCAACATGAAACCAACAACGACGAACTTTCGGACACGCAGATCATCAAAACCCTTCAGGATGCCGCCGACTCCGGGGATGTGTTTGCCTCCACCCGCGAGTGGAGCCTTGAAAAAATGCGTGAGTCCATCAATTCCCGTGGCGACTATTTCGACCGCAACGGAGCCGTGGTGTTTGAACTGGAGGGCCGGGAGGTTTTCCGAATCAGCGTGAACAGCCTGCCGGTCACCATTGGCAGTGGCGAATACGCCGACTTCCGCCTCGATTATGCCGGGATTTCCCGGGTGCATTGCCGGTTGGTGGCGGTTGGGAATTTGGTGCGCATTTCCGACGACCATTCCAAGAACGGCGTGCGGTTGAATGGGAAAAGCATTGAAGCCGAAGATTTGTGCGATGGCGATGTGCTCCAGCTCGGCACCGTGCAACTCCGGGTTGGCCGCGTCTGA
- a CDS encoding protein kinase domain-containing protein, which yields MAEWRQGDLGDWEATLTLWQENIPVDATSETSLRAPRKSVALLDGRMPGSRSLRKDSAGRNVDFLLGERLGSGGMGVVYTAKQTLFDRQVAVKMAKPGRRGQAAADALMAEAVVTSQLEHPNVVPIYDLGIDEDGNLFYAMKEMQGFPWSDRMPGKSLDENLDILLRVADTISFSHSRGILHRDLKPHNIMLGEFGEVMVMDWGASCAVPDSGAHGVCPADSSYCGTPAYMPPEVARADVNRMGTGSDVYLLGAMLYQIIAGHPPRTEPDPLLCLSLAAENHIEPVEAGGELLQISLKAMATAPYDRYPDVRGFQQSILDYRSHSESLRVLENAKANLKQAKANQDYDLFSRAIHGFREALELWPENPDAPSGRTAAELDYARCAFDNNDYELAQSLLDPADPVHRQLLDLVGNAIHDRDAHKRRNRRLLFAVRLFIVLFLVLFAIAFFIVRNEHRKNLATLIGAHYGEQNYEATVAAFWEYHDRYGMDSLDHETLLDVRIAANMNPWRGEIETGIENPLRIMPAAESNCVWVVGERELKKIRLHPETGYDSQTTVAIHHYKFGKHLPPGQVVESIQLPFALATGQAIHESPDGTLWAGSGSLVWRRSSGGWEEALNIAELDISPLSPDFETADDSKRDAYREWMEREGRTLSVTGIIANRSQDRAAVALGRGALCWIDVENKKCLGWFFVGMEYGEEWLDYRESELNKAEPLRNNPLLVFSPEEQWLLYREGYWQRNVYAMELPQFLRKKYFLQGGTECLDLVFPNERRCWGVLSHGRSVFSPTVSALSKYWGTYTPWFPIQWRVCDLFEKRKLPSLNWSTVALAADGSECLTIDKKGSLFAGSTIEGTGFDLGAKILKREWADSAIEPGGQGLCLATDGSLHVYHLHRHAVAELELGGFVVDVSSGYHPDHCFAIVEKPHGKNDVVEITGIRSAAPQARIMATNSAAARICCDPQGRWLVALEPHGLQVLDLKTGASVVSLDSGVSSVCPVRFDEAGEYLVVGGDWSSSRILKTGSWKIVDQATTHEAKEHVEVHGGTILEIHKYRLRCRPIGQTNLVWKVPGGRSSKWILPYTDPETGQLRYWHQDGYDRFENFDASTGEFHPGRQEYWRMKGSRVPVSNAKDKHALLPLETGQLEIILKSDLYPLFDSSFLKHEVERTAMDSETVKVEKTVMNSDASTAVMANGSSLVLMNLDGALWPRATEETPVHYVSPNGLGLWPYASWATAARSPHAAVAAADQGDEVVFDRGVFQINQKIDVCKPLTLRGRDGAESTVIDAGGSAPVFELMWIDGPCRIEGLTLTGGSSWGGGGLLFRNCRDFVVSGCVFATNTAGNGGAIDVVMETSLKAGVSDNDLLAAGKAVQDDFGLMIISNCVIRGNHAVYPGGGINFVDEAHVNSRLLIVDSEISGNSAGAGGGGIRADHKSAGGRVEVVDCRISGNTAKSGGGVCVTGFKGNTSISNTVFTGNSSGKGKNVVGAKLIDCTFSP from the coding sequence ATGGCTGAATGGCGACAGGGGGACTTGGGGGATTGGGAAGCAACGCTTACCCTCTGGCAGGAAAATATTCCAGTGGATGCCACCTCCGAGACCTCCCTCCGCGCACCGCGAAAGTCCGTTGCTTTGTTAGATGGCCGCATGCCCGGCAGCCGTAGCCTTAGGAAGGATTCCGCCGGACGGAATGTTGATTTCCTGTTGGGGGAACGGCTGGGTTCCGGCGGGATGGGGGTGGTCTATACCGCCAAACAAACCCTCTTCGATCGACAGGTGGCCGTGAAAATGGCCAAGCCGGGGCGGCGCGGGCAAGCCGCCGCCGATGCGCTGATGGCCGAGGCCGTGGTGACCAGTCAGCTAGAGCATCCGAACGTGGTGCCCATCTACGATCTGGGGATCGATGAAGACGGCAACCTTTTTTACGCCATGAAGGAGATGCAGGGATTCCCATGGTCGGACCGGATGCCGGGAAAGAGCCTCGATGAGAACCTCGATATCTTGCTGCGGGTGGCCGACACGATTTCGTTTTCCCATTCCCGCGGCATTCTTCACCGCGACCTCAAACCCCACAACATTATGCTCGGCGAGTTCGGCGAGGTGATGGTGATGGACTGGGGCGCATCGTGCGCCGTGCCGGACTCCGGAGCCCATGGCGTCTGCCCGGCGGATTCTTCCTATTGCGGTACGCCGGCCTACATGCCGCCGGAAGTCGCCCGGGCCGATGTGAACCGAATGGGGACGGGGAGCGATGTCTATCTGCTCGGTGCCATGCTCTACCAGATTATCGCCGGCCACCCGCCGCGCACCGAGCCGGATCCGTTGCTCTGCCTGTCGCTGGCCGCTGAAAACCATATCGAACCCGTGGAGGCTGGCGGCGAGCTGCTTCAGATCTCATTGAAGGCAATGGCCACTGCGCCCTATGACCGCTACCCGGATGTGCGGGGCTTCCAGCAGTCAATCCTCGACTATCGCTCCCATTCCGAAAGCCTGCGCGTGCTCGAAAATGCCAAGGCCAACCTGAAACAGGCGAAAGCCAACCAGGACTACGACCTGTTCAGCCGAGCCATTCATGGGTTCCGCGAGGCCTTGGAGCTGTGGCCGGAAAATCCCGATGCCCCGAGCGGTCGCACTGCGGCCGAACTCGACTATGCCCGTTGCGCGTTCGATAACAACGACTACGAGCTCGCCCAGTCCCTGCTTGATCCCGCGGATCCCGTCCACCGGCAGTTGCTTGATCTGGTCGGCAACGCCATCCACGACCGCGATGCCCACAAGCGGCGCAACCGAAGGCTGCTGTTTGCAGTCCGTCTATTCATCGTCTTGTTCCTGGTTCTTTTCGCCATCGCCTTCTTCATCGTTCGCAACGAGCACCGCAAAAACCTCGCCACCCTCATCGGCGCGCACTATGGCGAACAAAACTACGAAGCCACCGTCGCCGCCTTCTGGGAATACCACGACCGCTATGGCATGGATTCGCTCGACCACGAAACCCTGCTCGATGTCCGCATCGCCGCCAACATGAACCCGTGGCGTGGTGAAATTGAGACCGGCATCGAAAACCCGCTCCGCATCATGCCTGCTGCCGAATCCAACTGCGTCTGGGTCGTTGGCGAAAGAGAGCTGAAGAAAATCAGATTACATCCTGAAACCGGCTACGATTCTCAAACGACCGTTGCCATCCACCACTACAAATTCGGCAAACACCTCCCGCCGGGCCAGGTGGTCGAATCCATCCAACTCCCCTTCGCCCTCGCCACCGGTCAGGCCATCCACGAGAGCCCCGACGGCACGCTCTGGGCGGGCAGTGGATCGCTGGTTTGGCGACGGAGTTCCGGTGGGTGGGAGGAAGCGTTGAATATTGCCGAACTGGACATTTCACCGCTGTCGCCGGACTTTGAAACCGCCGATGATTCCAAGCGCGACGCGTATCGCGAATGGATGGAACGCGAGGGGCGAACGCTATCCGTTACGGGGATTATCGCGAACCGAAGCCAGGACAGGGCTGCTGTGGCGCTCGGCCGGGGGGCACTATGCTGGATCGATGTTGAAAACAAGAAGTGCCTAGGGTGGTTTTTTGTTGGTATGGAGTATGGGGAAGAGTGGTTGGACTATCGGGAATCCGAACTCAACAAAGCCGAGCCGCTTCGCAACAATCCGCTGTTGGTGTTTTCCCCGGAAGAGCAGTGGTTGCTGTATCGCGAAGGATATTGGCAGAGAAATGTTTACGCCATGGAACTTCCGCAATTCCTTCGGAAAAAATATTTTCTGCAAGGCGGGACTGAATGTCTTGATCTGGTGTTTCCGAACGAACGGCGGTGCTGGGGGGTGCTCTCCCACGGACGTTCGGTTTTTTCGCCCACGGTTTCGGCCCTGTCCAAATATTGGGGCACCTATACGCCCTGGTTCCCGATCCAATGGCGCGTATGCGATTTGTTTGAAAAGCGAAAGCTGCCATCCCTGAACTGGAGTACGGTGGCGCTCGCTGCCGATGGTTCGGAATGTTTGACCATCGATAAAAAGGGTTCCCTGTTTGCTGGATCAACCATCGAGGGAACGGGGTTTGATCTTGGCGCCAAAATCTTAAAGCGGGAGTGGGCGGACAGTGCAATTGAACCGGGCGGGCAAGGCCTTTGCCTGGCAACCGACGGCTCGCTGCACGTCTACCATCTTCACCGCCATGCCGTGGCGGAGCTGGAATTGGGGGGCTTTGTGGTGGATGTTAGCAGCGGATACCATCCGGATCATTGCTTTGCCATTGTGGAAAAGCCGCACGGGAAGAACGATGTGGTCGAAATTACGGGAATCAGGTCTGCTGCACCGCAGGCGCGGATCATGGCCACCAACAGCGCGGCCGCCAGGATATGCTGCGACCCCCAAGGCCGGTGGTTGGTTGCATTGGAACCCCATGGGTTGCAGGTCCTCGATTTGAAAACCGGGGCATCCGTCGTTTCGTTGGATAGCGGTGTCAGCTCGGTGTGTCCGGTTCGGTTTGATGAGGCGGGTGAATACCTTGTCGTGGGTGGGGACTGGAGTAGTTCACGCATCCTCAAGACCGGTTCGTGGAAGATTGTCGATCAGGCCACAACGCATGAAGCAAAAGAGCACGTTGAGGTTCATGGTGGAACCATCCTGGAAATCCATAAGTATCGTTTAAGGTGCCGGCCCATCGGGCAAACCAACTTGGTGTGGAAGGTTCCGGGCGGTCGTTCGTCAAAATGGATCCTGCCTTACACCGATCCGGAAACGGGGCAACTGCGGTATTGGCACCAGGACGGATATGATCGTTTCGAGAACTTTGATGCATCAACCGGTGAATTCCATCCCGGCAGACAGGAGTATTGGCGGATGAAGGGTTCCCGTGTTCCGGTTTCCAACGCGAAAGACAAACACGCATTGCTTCCCCTGGAAACCGGACAGCTGGAAATCATCCTTAAATCGGATCTGTATCCGCTGTTTGATTCCAGTTTCTTGAAGCACGAGGTGGAGAGAACGGCGATGGATTCCGAGACGGTCAAGGTGGAGAAAACGGTGATGAATTCCGATGCATCCACGGCGGTTATGGCAAACGGCAGCAGCTTGGTGCTCATGAATCTCGACGGAGCGCTATGGCCTCGGGCAACGGAAGAGACGCCGGTGCACTATGTTTCCCCTAACGGATTAGGACTCTGGCCCTATGCTTCGTGGGCAACCGCCGCCCGAAGCCCCCACGCCGCAGTGGCTGCGGCAGACCAGGGCGACGAGGTGGTTTTTGACCGGGGGGTGTTCCAAATCAACCAAAAGATCGACGTGTGCAAGCCGTTGACCTTGCGCGGTCGCGACGGGGCGGAATCGACTGTAATCGATGCGGGCGGAAGCGCTCCGGTCTTTGAATTGATGTGGATTGACGGGCCATGCCGCATTGAGGGACTCACCCTGACGGGCGGCAGCAGCTGGGGCGGTGGCGGGCTTCTTTTCCGGAATTGCCGGGATTTCGTGGTGAGCGGCTGTGTGTTCGCAACCAACACGGCCGGAAATGGTGGGGCGATCGATGTGGTCATGGAGACGTCTCTCAAAGCCGGCGTTTCGGACAACGATTTGCTGGCTGCGGGAAAAGCCGTTCAGGACGACTTCGGGCTCATGATCATCTCGAACTGTGTTATCCGCGGAAACCACGCGGTTTATCCGGGGGGAGGGATCAATTTTGTTGACGAGGCCCATGTGAACAGCCGGCTCCTGATCGTCGATTCGGAGATTTCAGGTAATTCCGCTGGTGCGGGTGGCGGTGGGATCCGCGCCGACCATAAAAGCGCTGGAGGACGGGTGGAGGTGGTCGATTGTCGGATTTCCGGCAACACCGCAAAATCAGGGGGTGGCGTGTGCGTTACGGGTTTCAAGGGGAACACATCCATCAGCAACACCGTTTTCACAGGAAACAGCTCCGGCAAAGGGAAGAATGTGGTTGGCGCGAAACTGATCGACTGCACCTTTTCTCCCTGA
- a CDS encoding lipocalin/fatty acid-binding family protein — MKKNSNGWTRRLAVALVLIGSSVMLSGCGGDDGGGDGEFVGSTWRVTDENGQSADFTIEDGSSFKLVMNDSGRSGSGTYTLSGEKITFMFLDADGNDCEFTGTISGNTMKGTWTCTNGRSGTWQATRR, encoded by the coding sequence ATGAAAAAGAATAGTAATGGATGGACGAGACGGTTGGCGGTGGCATTGGTTTTGATTGGCTCTTCCGTGATGCTATCGGGATGCGGGGGCGACGATGGCGGTGGCGACGGGGAGTTTGTCGGATCGACCTGGAGGGTTACCGATGAAAATGGTCAGTCGGCCGATTTCACGATCGAGGATGGTAGCAGCTTTAAGCTGGTGATGAACGACTCGGGGCGCAGTGGAAGTGGAACCTACACGCTTTCCGGCGAAAAGATCACCTTTATGTTCCTGGATGCCGATGGAAACGACTGCGAATTTACCGGAACCATTTCCGGCAATACCATGAAAGGAACGTGGACGTGCACGAACGGGAGATCCGGCACGTGGCAAGCCACCCGGCGGTAA
- a CDS encoding IS1595 family transposase, translating to MEAYPKDLEELELNFSSEEACRDYLASLRWPNGFLCPACGHGESWRLADGLFKCKKCSRKTSVTSGTIFEGTRKPLASWFRAIWWVTSQKNGASALGLMRVLGLGSYKTAWTWLHKLRRAMVRPGRERLTGTVQVDETFIGGTRPGKRGRGAEGKTLVLIVAQENGKAVGRIRLVKIPDASSKSLEGAIRETVDPGTQVKTDGWKGYNGLGALGYDHKVVRKSEDVGANLLPLCHRVASLLKRWLGGTHQGAVSHEHLAYYLDEYTFRFNRRTSRSRGMLFYRLLQNAVAMEPVRFKEISLSVRGRNHKIQT from the coding sequence ATGGAAGCGTATCCAAAGGATCTGGAAGAATTGGAACTGAACTTTTCAAGTGAAGAAGCATGTCGCGACTATCTTGCATCATTGCGATGGCCGAACGGCTTCCTTTGCCCGGCCTGTGGCCATGGGGAGTCGTGGCGACTGGCAGACGGCCTTTTCAAGTGCAAGAAGTGCAGTCGTAAAACATCTGTAACCTCGGGTACGATCTTTGAGGGCACCCGCAAACCGCTGGCGTCCTGGTTCAGGGCGATCTGGTGGGTGACAAGCCAGAAGAACGGAGCCAGCGCCCTGGGACTGATGCGCGTTCTCGGCCTCGGAAGCTACAAGACCGCATGGACGTGGCTGCACAAGCTCCGCCGGGCGATGGTACGTCCGGGACGGGAAAGACTGACCGGAACCGTGCAGGTGGATGAAACCTTCATAGGCGGCACAAGGCCCGGGAAACGGGGGCGCGGAGCCGAAGGTAAGACCCTTGTGCTGATCGTGGCGCAGGAGAATGGTAAGGCCGTCGGTCGCATTCGCCTTGTAAAAATACCCGATGCCTCATCCAAAAGTCTTGAAGGGGCCATCCGAGAAACAGTTGATCCGGGTACGCAGGTGAAGACGGACGGGTGGAAGGGGTACAATGGTTTGGGAGCTTTGGGCTACGACCATAAAGTCGTTCGGAAATCCGAGGATGTTGGCGCGAACCTGCTCCCCCTTTGCCATCGAGTCGCCAGTTTGCTTAAGCGGTGGCTTGGCGGAACACATCAGGGCGCAGTAAGTCACGAGCATTTGGCATACTATCTCGACGAATACACGTTCCGCTTCAACCGGCGCACTTCCCGCTCGCGGGGAATGCTGTTTTACCGTCTGCTACAAAATGCAGTCGCTATGGAACCCGTTCGGTTCAAGGAAATATCCCTGTCGGTCAGGGGAAGAAACCACAAGATACAGACTTAG
- a CDS encoding immunoglobulin domain-containing protein, which yields MITNYNGDPCDLLFNIFLDPQFTNVVYDGVNDPFHLGADSPCIDAGDPSILDYYDPILGGEISDMGAYGGEEPGAGVPPSPPVIIAQPQSLSVFIGQDVTFAVEAVGYDLYYQWYFGGSELAGETSDTLELLSVDYDDAGNYYCTVSNVYDVVNSATANLRVTEIGLDIMMHAGLHMTNLVVGTNYSVQCVYSLTATNWVEIDNFEAAFDNEVWFDPEPANQASKFYQVKSQP from the coding sequence TTGATCACGAATTACAACGGCGATCCATGCGACCTGTTGTTCAACATCTTTCTCGATCCGCAGTTTACCAATGTTGTTTATGACGGAGTAAATGATCCATTCCATCTAGGAGCTGATTCCCCCTGCATCGATGCTGGCGATCCTTCAATCTTGGATTATTATGACCCGATCCTAGGTGGCGAAATATCCGACATGGGGGCGTATGGCGGAGAAGAACCTGGGGCAGGAGTTCCGCCGTCGCCGCCGGTGATTATTGCGCAACCGCAGAGTCTGTCGGTGTTCATTGGGCAGGATGTAACATTTGCGGTTGAGGCGGTTGGTTATGACCTCTACTACCAGTGGTATTTTGGCGGTTCCGAGTTGGCGGGCGAAACGAGCGATACGCTGGAGTTGCTGTCGGTCGATTATGACGATGCGGGCAACTATTATTGTACGGTATCGAATGTGTATGACGTGGTGAACAGCGCGACCGCCAACCTGCGGGTGACGGAGATCGGGCTGGACATCATGATGCACGCTGGGCTGCACATGACCAACCTGGTGGTGGGCACCAACTATTCCGTGCAATGCGTCTATTCGCTGACCGCCACCAACTGGGTCGAGATCGACAACTTCGAAGCGGCGTTCGACAACGAAGTCTGGTTCGATCCGGAACCGGCGAACCAGGCGTCGAAATTCTACCAGGTGAAATCGCAACCGTAG
- a CDS encoding RNA polymerase sigma factor: protein METTETSELLSAYHTRESLLLRLKQGEDGVAWREFYEIYGRLIFGYSLHYDISHSEAEDIVQEVCIKVFRQIIRFDYSPERGRFRGWLKTITRHAVVDYLRRKNSRQKTSKEYWTRLEQELDAKAAVDEEIWRLEWEKAVYETALERVRKRVGEATFDVFKRYVLDDQSAVEVSEETTLDANAIYAVKHRVLKFIRQEVADILEDE from the coding sequence ATGGAAACGACGGAAACCAGCGAACTGTTATCGGCCTACCACACGCGGGAAAGCCTGCTGCTGCGCTTGAAGCAGGGGGAGGACGGCGTGGCGTGGCGGGAGTTCTACGAAATCTACGGTCGCCTGATTTTCGGGTATTCGCTCCACTACGACATCAGCCATTCCGAGGCGGAGGATATTGTGCAGGAGGTGTGCATCAAGGTGTTCCGCCAGATTATCCGGTTCGACTATTCGCCGGAGCGCGGCCGGTTCCGTGGCTGGCTCAAGACCATTACGCGCCATGCGGTGGTGGACTACCTCCGCCGCAAGAACAGTCGTCAGAAAACCTCGAAGGAATACTGGACGCGGTTGGAGCAGGAGCTGGATGCCAAGGCGGCGGTGGATGAGGAAATCTGGCGGTTGGAATGGGAGAAGGCGGTCTATGAAACCGCGCTTGAACGGGTGCGCAAGCGCGTGGGCGAGGCGACCTTCGACGTGTTCAAGCGCTATGTGCTCGACGACCAGTCGGCGGTGGAGGTTTCGGAGGAGACCACGTTGGATGCCAACGCCATCTATGCCGTGAAGCACCGCGTACTGAAATTCATCCGCCAGGAGGTGGCGGATATTCTCGAAGACGAGTGA